One genomic region from Magallana gigas chromosome 3, xbMagGiga1.1, whole genome shotgun sequence encodes:
- the LOC105325751 gene encoding stimulated by retinoic acid gene 6 protein-like, which produces MQNETGNVSTTVAASPSNTELCKEYTNAIFYGFGMSPFAMVATLIISLFERRRYKSDICYGKPGLPLPINFLDGTSNSVANAAAFGCTLEHILVYLFSGKISVNRWLVAIVLFLLTFLTALVFYPIFACLNSPSRVFGSLVGFLYTFLLSLVLLARGYLCEESGWYWALHAVTLVSEIYIMILFVYRFVTAILKKSKFHKELLVKIDQVMHVKELLVAPKSKIEGNDIKQRIITYSETVLAEAKLCCLHKSLYRCTTRTLAINTIVLLVFYSNFLLTFQLGEITESSLSKLAALYSTLSLNGCEQIKILSEVIRVSLIVSNILSAVYLITNMILIYRSQRQHLMKRWRGDKSFIPTHCRLDHSEKLVKNLMYAGHQVSHLIGGYIFFQILVFVSCLLLSYFCILPIMKKVPEEFLIPLEFVLPGVIFLFVLRFILRFISSRVFLQNHYLSADNGKHWERALALDNRWVYQNLSFFLFFYYILTGLYRCIFRVMTSICINTFYIARMDKPLLIPGFERFDIEYMTYLGFLEVELHQCHPVVVVCCDLLMKSVNHLSSNQETSLESPMDAHKRNIMSKIYTRKVRNKWQKMKTLILNQSICKESKSNVSFQQPQQAKLNLVH; this is translated from the exons ATGCAAAACGAAACCGGTAATGTATCAACTACTGTAGCAGCATCACCTTCAAACACTGAGCTGTGCAAGGAATATacaaatgcaatattttatgGTTTTGGAATGTCTCCTTTTGCg ATGGTAGCAACTCTAATTATATCCCTATTCGAGCGAAGACGATACAAATCTGATATTTGTTATGGAAAACCCGGACTACCATT gCCCATCAATTTTCTGGATGGCACATCTAACTCAGTTGCCAACGCAGCTGCATTTGGGTGTACCTTGGAACATATCCTTGTTTATCTGTTCTCTGGCAAAATATCAGTGAACAGATGGTTGGTGG CTATAGTGTTGTTCCTTCTGACTTTCCTAACCGCATTGGTGTTTTATCCCATTTTCGCTTGTTTGAATTCACCATCCAGAGTATTCGGTTCTCTTGTAGGATTTCTGTACACGTTCCTGTT ATCATTAGTTTTGCTTGCAAGAGGCTATTTATGTGAAGAATCTGGTTGG TATTGGGCTCTTCACGCTGTTACACTTGTCAGTGAAATCTACATCATGATTTTGTTTGTCTATCGATTTGTCACAGCCATCCTCAAAAAATCGAAATTT CACAAAGAACTCCTAGTAAAGATTGACCAAGTAATGCATGTTAAGGAACTTCTGGTGGCACCCAAATCAAAAATAGAGGGGAACGATATCAA ACAAAGAATCATTACGTATTCAGAAACTGTTTTAGCAGAGGCAAAGCTATGTTGTCTTCACAAGAGCCTGTATCGGTGTACAACTCGAACTCTTGCTATCAATACCATTGTTTTGCTTGTGTTTTACTCG AATTTTCTATTGACGTTTCAACTTGGAGAAATAACGGAGAGTTCGTTATCGAAATTGGCGGCTCTTTACTCTACTCTCTCGTTAAATGGTTGCGAACAGATTAAAATTTTATCGGAAGTGATCAGAg TGTCCTTGATAGTCAGCAACATTCTGTCTGCTGTTTATCTAATAACCAACATGATCCTTATCTACCGGTCTCAGAGACAACATCTTATGAAAAGATGGAGAGGGGACAAATCTTTCATTCCCACTCATTGCAGACTTGATCACTCAGAAAAACTG gtAAAAAATCTTATGTATGCAGGGCACCAGGTTTCACACCTTATTGGAG gttatatttttttccagatTTTGGTGTTTGTCTCATGCCTCTTGTTATCTTACTTTTGTATTTTGCCAATAATGAAAAAGGTTCCAGAAGAGTTTTTGATACCTCTGGAATTTGTGTT ACCTGGTGTGATCTTTTTGTTTGTCCTGAGATTCATCCTTCGATTCATCAGCAGTCGTGTGTTCCTACAAAATCATTATCTAAGTGCTGACAATGGCAAGCACTGGGAAAGAGCATTGGCTCTGGATAACAG aTGGGTATACCAGAACTTGTCATTCTTCCTGTTTTTCTACTATATCCTGACTGGGTTGTACCGATGTATATTCCGTGTCATGACTTCTATCTGTATAAATACATTCTACATTGCACGTATGGACAAACCATTACTGATTCCTGGATTTGAGCGTTTTGACATAG AATATATGACTTATCTTGGATTCTTGGAGGTTGAGCTTCATCAATGTCACCCAGTAGTTGTGGTGTGCTGTGATTTGCTTATGAAATCTGTGAATCACTTATCATCAAACCAGGAAACAAGCTTGGAGTCCCCGATGGATGCacataaaagaaatataatgtcCAAAATTTACACACGAAAAGTGAGAAACAAGTGGCAAAAGATGAAGACATTGATCTTGAACCAGAGTATCTGTAAGGAATCGAAATCAAATGTTTCTTTTCAACAGCCCCAGCAAGCCAAGTTAAATTTAGTTCACTGA